Proteins encoded together in one Oceanobacillus iheyensis HTE831 window:
- a CDS encoding CdaR family transcriptional regulator, whose protein sequence is MNIYHLADKIINVIKGLIDEQIIICDTNGIIIASTNPNRIGDYHEGSTIVIKNKQQLMITESLTIDLQGVKTGINLPLFFNKSVIGVIGITGEIEKVKPFGEIVRKMTELLIHENNYYEQMEFEHRAVENVMFDLLQSRKITRPLLDRAETLGMSLEGSKQVIILVINEIDSTLQKQIWHYLKDLIPEKDILTRWGNNRLFWMHTLSSIKDQIKPDFLNTLQKACENHFSIDLNIGVGDTASASDLYRSYEEALIAINYFPDDTRISFHTDLQLELCLQDISDDTKKEYIQRTIGTLIEHNQLLQTLHVFIENESSLQKTAEALFIHINTLHYRLSKIHQFTGLDPKRFKDLTNLYLAITFLDEHTIDFKNPSSFSYKNT, encoded by the coding sequence ATGAACATCTACCATCTAGCAGACAAAATTATCAACGTAATCAAAGGATTGATAGATGAGCAAATCATCATATGTGATACAAATGGAATTATTATTGCGAGTACAAACCCAAATCGTATAGGTGATTATCATGAGGGATCTACAATTGTTATCAAAAATAAACAACAACTCATGATTACTGAATCTTTAACGATAGACTTGCAAGGAGTTAAAACGGGCATTAACCTCCCCCTCTTTTTTAATAAATCCGTCATTGGTGTTATTGGCATTACTGGAGAAATCGAAAAAGTAAAGCCGTTTGGGGAAATTGTTAGGAAGATGACCGAGCTGCTGATTCATGAAAATAATTATTATGAACAAATGGAGTTTGAGCATCGTGCTGTGGAGAATGTCATGTTTGATTTACTTCAAAGCAGAAAAATAACTCGTCCTTTATTGGATAGAGCAGAAACACTAGGTATGTCATTAGAGGGGTCCAAACAGGTAATTATTCTAGTAATAAACGAGATAGATTCGACCCTCCAAAAGCAAATTTGGCATTACTTAAAAGATCTTATTCCAGAAAAAGATATCCTAACTCGTTGGGGAAATAATCGTTTGTTTTGGATGCATACACTTTCATCAATAAAAGACCAAATAAAGCCTGACTTTTTAAATACATTGCAAAAAGCTTGTGAAAATCACTTTTCGATTGATTTGAATATAGGGGTAGGAGATACGGCATCCGCTAGTGACTTATATCGTTCCTATGAAGAAGCACTCATTGCAATTAATTATTTTCCTGATGATACTCGTATATCCTTTCATACAGATTTACAGTTGGAGCTCTGTCTGCAAGATATATCTGATGATACCAAAAAAGAATACATTCAGAGAACAATCGGTACGTTAATCGAACATAATCAATTATTACAAACCTTGCATGTATTTATAGAAAATGAATCGTCATTACAAAAAACAGCAGAAGCATTATTCATTCACATCAATACTCTGCATTATCGGTTGTCCAAAATTCATCAATTTACCGGACTCGATCCAAAACGGTTTAAAGATTTAACGAATCTATATTTAGCTATTACATTTTTAGATGAACATACAATTGATTTTAAAAATCCATCATCTTTTTCGTATAAAAACACATAG
- the glcD gene encoding glycolate oxidase subunit GlcD — protein MLDKSIIERFKNIVGEKNVETSSMSLHSYSYDATPGFRKTPDIVIAPHNTEEIAEIVKICNDHKIPLTPRGSGTNLSAGTTPLKGGVVLLFKLLNNILEIDDQNLTVTVQPGVVTKSLIEKVEAKGLLYPPDPSSMNISTIGGNINENSGGLRGLKYGVTRDYVLGLTIVLPNGDIIKTGGKLAKDVAGYDLTRLFVGSEGTLGIITEAILKLVPMPEYKKTMLATYEDIDDAAKTVSAIIENRIIPATLEFLDQPTVEVVEEYNQIGLPTDAKAILLIEQDGPESVVNKDIDKIAEICKELHAVTVSVAKNEQEATALTTARRSALSTIARLRPTTFLEDATVPRSQVAPMVKEINRIAEKYNVKICTFGHAGDGNLHPTVPTDVRDKEEYHRVEQAFAEIFEKAVELGGTITGEHGVGAMKAPFLKLKLGEEGVRALKNIKQSFDPNNIMNPGKMFFEDDEKGE, from the coding sequence ATGTTAGATAAATCAATTATTGAGCGTTTTAAAAACATTGTCGGAGAAAAAAATGTAGAAACTTCTAGTATGTCTCTTCATTCTTATAGCTATGATGCTACTCCAGGATTTCGAAAAACACCAGATATCGTTATCGCACCTCATAACACAGAAGAAATTGCTGAAATCGTAAAAATTTGTAATGACCACAAGATTCCACTGACTCCTCGAGGTTCAGGTACGAATCTAAGTGCTGGAACCACGCCGCTCAAAGGTGGGGTTGTCTTACTTTTTAAACTTCTGAATAACATTCTAGAAATTGATGATCAAAACCTGACTGTTACTGTACAACCAGGGGTAGTTACGAAATCATTAATTGAAAAAGTAGAAGCAAAAGGCTTACTCTATCCACCTGACCCGAGTTCTATGAATATCTCTACGATCGGTGGAAATATTAATGAAAATTCTGGTGGGTTGCGTGGACTTAAATACGGTGTAACGAGAGATTACGTTCTTGGTTTAACGATTGTTTTGCCAAATGGCGACATTATTAAAACAGGCGGAAAGCTAGCCAAAGATGTAGCTGGATATGATTTAACTCGATTATTTGTCGGCTCAGAAGGTACGCTTGGAATTATTACCGAAGCTATTCTGAAATTAGTACCGATGCCAGAATATAAAAAAACAATGCTTGCTACCTATGAAGACATTGACGACGCAGCAAAAACGGTATCCGCAATCATCGAAAATCGAATCATCCCAGCAACCTTAGAATTTTTAGATCAACCGACCGTGGAAGTCGTGGAAGAATATAATCAAATTGGTTTACCAACAGATGCAAAAGCTATTTTATTAATCGAGCAAGATGGTCCAGAATCAGTCGTAAATAAAGATATAGATAAAATCGCAGAAATATGTAAGGAATTACATGCAGTAACTGTAAGTGTTGCTAAAAACGAACAGGAAGCAACAGCGCTCACGACTGCACGTAGGTCAGCACTGTCTACGATTGCTCGCTTGCGACCAACCACCTTTTTAGAAGATGCCACCGTACCAAGATCACAAGTTGCTCCAATGGTAAAAGAGATTAATAGAATCGCTGAAAAATATAATGTAAAAATATGTACATTTGGTCACGCCGGTGATGGGAATCTTCACCCTACCGTTCCAACTGATGTCCGAGATAAAGAAGAATATCATCGTGTTGAACAAGCTTTTGCTGAGATATTTGAAAAAGCAGTAGAACTCGGTGGAACAATAACTGGCGAACATGGTGTCGGTGCAATGAAAGCACCTTTTTTAAAACTTAAATTAGGAGAAGAAGGAGTTCGTGCTTTAAAGAACATCAAACAAAGCTTTGACCCTAACAATATTATGAACCCTGGAAAAATGTTTTTTGAAGACGATGAGAAAGGAGAGTAA
- a CDS encoding (Fe-S)-binding protein — protein MDTLVKERIQEDFQNRMDRDELENCMRCGFCLPVCPTYIQSGYDETQSPRGRIALMKGIVDGEIEPDEDIEQTLNECLGCRACEPACPAGVNYGQLLEEARDIFNQNKQHSLPERVIRKTVFEGLFPHPNRMENMTSLLTFYQRSGLQKVARNIGFMKLFPDTLATMEKVLPTTPTRKEMRSQSSYYVHKSQPKATVAFFKGCLMDTMFREVNKATIELLQKVGCDIAVPDTQNCCGALHGHSGEKEKAKELAKKNIAAFEQIGADYIITNAGGCGAFLHDYGHLLHDDPEWSERASHFSSKIKDITAILIDLDFHMMPLQMPEQVVTYQDSCHLRNVQKTFEEPRLLLESIDGFHYEEMNDAARCCGSAGIYNIVHSELSMKHLDYKMKQVKDTAATTIVTTNPGCLLQMKLGIEREGLSNKVRAVHIVELLIEAVDRRTSM, from the coding sequence GTGGATACTTTAGTAAAAGAAAGGATTCAAGAAGACTTTCAGAATCGGATGGACAGAGATGAATTGGAAAATTGTATGCGCTGTGGATTTTGTCTGCCTGTTTGTCCGACCTATATTCAATCAGGTTATGACGAAACGCAATCTCCCAGGGGACGGATTGCATTAATGAAAGGCATTGTTGATGGCGAAATCGAACCAGATGAAGATATTGAACAAACATTAAATGAATGCCTTGGATGTAGAGCCTGTGAACCTGCCTGTCCTGCTGGAGTGAACTATGGACAGCTGCTAGAGGAAGCAAGAGATATTTTCAATCAGAATAAGCAACATTCCCTTCCAGAAAGAGTGATTAGAAAGACTGTCTTTGAGGGATTATTTCCACATCCAAATAGAATGGAAAACATGACCTCTCTTCTCACCTTCTATCAGCGCTCTGGACTGCAAAAGGTTGCTAGAAATATTGGTTTCATGAAGCTATTTCCAGATACATTGGCGACTATGGAAAAAGTATTACCGACCACACCAACACGGAAAGAAATGCGTTCTCAATCTTCCTACTATGTACATAAAAGCCAACCAAAAGCGACCGTTGCATTTTTCAAAGGCTGTTTGATGGATACCATGTTTCGTGAAGTGAATAAAGCAACCATTGAACTCTTGCAAAAAGTCGGCTGTGACATCGCCGTCCCTGACACTCAAAATTGTTGCGGTGCCTTGCACGGTCACTCTGGAGAAAAAGAAAAAGCGAAAGAACTAGCCAAAAAAAACATTGCTGCCTTTGAACAAATCGGTGCAGATTATATCATTACAAACGCTGGTGGCTGTGGTGCATTTCTCCATGATTATGGTCATCTGCTGCACGATGATCCAGAGTGGTCAGAGAGAGCATCACACTTTTCCTCAAAAATTAAAGATATTACGGCAATTCTTATCGACCTAGATTTCCATATGATGCCACTACAAATGCCGGAACAGGTTGTTACTTACCAAGATTCGTGCCATTTACGTAATGTTCAAAAGACATTTGAAGAGCCTCGACTATTACTGGAGTCGATCGATGGCTTCCATTACGAAGAGATGAACGATGCAGCAAGATGTTGCGGCTCAGCGGGAATATATAACATCGTCCATTCCGAACTATCCATGAAACATTTGGATTACAAAATGAAGCAAGTGAAAGACACTGCTGCAACAACCATTGTAACCACCAACCCTGGTTGCCTCCTGCAAATGAAATTAGGCATCGAACGAGAAGGCTTGTCTAATAAAGTGCGTGCTGTACACATTGTGGAACTGTTAATCGAGGCCGTCGATCGTAGAACAAGTATGTAA
- a CDS encoding glycerophosphodiester phosphodiesterase: MSSKLIFTLLVALIFLSVFTSPAFASNAETKGNPHHKKVVNVAHRGASGHAPENTIAAFDKAFQMKSDFIEIDVQMTADGKLIAIHDTTVNRTTDGTGSVSDYTLEEIQQLDAGSWFGEEFAGEQIPTFEEILDKYRGKIGILIELKSPELYPGMEQKVAEALKERNMDKPRNGKIIVQSFNHESVQLSKELLPRIPHGVLAGMSWADVTGEELEEFATYADYFNPNMNIANEDLIDRVHGKDMKMWPYTVRTQEQADRLLDLKVDGIITDFPEYVHRHPGKN, translated from the coding sequence ATGTCTAGTAAACTTATTTTTACATTATTAGTAGCATTAATATTTTTGTCGGTGTTTACTTCACCAGCTTTTGCATCTAATGCAGAAACAAAAGGGAATCCACATCATAAAAAAGTGGTAAATGTTGCACACAGAGGCGCATCTGGTCATGCTCCAGAAAATACGATTGCAGCATTTGATAAAGCATTTCAAATGAAGTCGGATTTTATTGAAATTGATGTACAAATGACCGCTGATGGTAAGTTAATCGCTATCCATGATACGACAGTAAACAGAACGACAGATGGTACTGGAAGTGTTAGTGATTACACATTAGAAGAGATCCAACAACTGGATGCTGGAAGTTGGTTTGGAGAAGAATTTGCAGGAGAGCAAATTCCTACATTTGAAGAAATTCTTGATAAGTACCGTGGAAAGATTGGTATTTTAATAGAATTAAAGTCCCCTGAACTATATCCAGGTATGGAGCAAAAAGTTGCCGAAGCATTAAAAGAACGTAATATGGATAAACCTAGAAACGGAAAAATTATTGTTCAGTCGTTCAACCATGAATCCGTACAATTATCAAAAGAACTCCTTCCTAGAATTCCACACGGTGTGTTGGCAGGAATGTCATGGGCAGACGTAACGGGTGAAGAACTGGAGGAGTTTGCAACATATGCCGATTACTTTAACCCGAATATGAATATCGCCAACGAAGATTTAATTGATCGTGTACATGGTAAAGATATGAAAATGTGGCCTTATACAGTAAGAACACAAGAACAGGCAGATCGTTTACTTGACTTAAAAGTAGATGGGATCATTACAGATTTCCCTGAATATGTACATAGACACCCGGGGAAGAATTAA
- a CDS encoding BCCT family transporter: MKSITPVFWLSMALVMVFIIWGAFFPANVEHVLGIVDTYISNTFGWFYLLVTTAFVLVALFLIFGPYGKIKLGKPDDKPDYSYFTWFAFLFTAGMGVGLVFYGVTEPVTHYYSPPSAEPETIAAAEESMQYTLFHWGLHPWATYAVLALALAYFKFRHRAPALISSTFAPLFGDRVKGPLGIAIDTLAVFATVFGIATSLGLGATQITAGLSFTFDGIENTLTTNLIVILIVTVLFILSATTGINKGIRYLSWANVVLAIALMLFVFVLGSSVQMIESFTTTIGNYIQNLPSMTLNMNAFTGEREFLNAWTLFYWAWWIGWSPFVGTFIARVSRGRTIREFVIGVTAVPVVFSALWFSIFGVAGLEMDAAQGGIIHQLMNELGNEVALFAFLESQPMAAVVIGVAVLLIASFFITSADSGTFVLSMLTTGGKLNPGIGIKAVWGIILASIAAVLLWSGGLTALQMAMLISAFPFAILMVLMCVSLIKALRSEHGIITIEKRQRQHDPQFREKQQKELKKMREGFKETLPDATEDRDL; this comes from the coding sequence ATCAAATCAATTACACCTGTTTTTTGGTTATCTATGGCATTAGTAATGGTATTTATTATATGGGGAGCTTTTTTCCCTGCAAATGTTGAACATGTTTTAGGCATAGTTGATACCTATATTTCGAATACATTTGGCTGGTTTTACTTGCTAGTTACTACAGCATTTGTTTTGGTTGCCTTGTTTTTGATTTTTGGTCCTTATGGAAAAATCAAGCTAGGAAAGCCTGACGACAAACCAGATTATAGTTATTTTACATGGTTTGCGTTTTTATTCACTGCCGGTATGGGTGTTGGACTCGTATTCTACGGGGTGACGGAACCAGTAACACATTATTATTCACCTCCTTCTGCGGAACCTGAAACAATTGCAGCTGCAGAAGAATCAATGCAGTACACTTTATTCCATTGGGGACTTCATCCATGGGCTACATACGCTGTGCTGGCATTGGCATTAGCTTACTTTAAATTCCGCCATCGCGCACCTGCTTTGATTAGTTCCACTTTCGCACCACTTTTTGGCGACCGTGTTAAAGGTCCATTGGGAATTGCCATCGATACACTAGCTGTTTTTGCTACTGTATTCGGTATTGCAACATCTCTCGGACTTGGCGCAACACAAATTACAGCTGGTTTGAGCTTTACCTTTGATGGAATCGAAAATACGTTGACAACCAATTTAATCGTGATATTGATTGTCACTGTACTATTCATTCTTTCTGCTACCACTGGAATAAATAAAGGTATACGATATCTGAGCTGGGCAAATGTTGTTCTTGCTATCGCATTAATGTTATTTGTGTTTGTTTTAGGATCCTCAGTACAAATGATTGAGTCCTTTACAACAACTATTGGTAACTATATTCAAAATTTACCATCAATGACGTTAAACATGAATGCATTTACCGGAGAAAGAGAGTTTCTTAATGCATGGACACTCTTTTACTGGGCATGGTGGATTGGATGGTCTCCATTTGTAGGAACCTTTATCGCGAGGGTTTCTAGAGGAAGAACCATTCGTGAATTTGTTATTGGGGTAACTGCTGTTCCTGTAGTATTTAGTGCCTTATGGTTCTCGATTTTCGGAGTTGCAGGGTTAGAAATGGATGCAGCTCAAGGCGGTATTATCCATCAATTAATGAATGAGTTAGGAAATGAAGTAGCATTATTTGCATTCCTTGAGTCACAGCCTATGGCAGCTGTAGTGATCGGTGTCGCAGTACTCTTAATTGCTTCGTTCTTTATTACTTCTGCGGATTCCGGTACATTCGTATTAAGTATGCTGACAACAGGAGGAAAATTAAACCCAGGCATAGGAATCAAAGCTGTTTGGGGTATAATACTTGCTTCTATTGCTGCTGTTCTATTGTGGTCTGGTGGGCTTACAGCTCTCCAAATGGCGATGCTGATATCGGCATTCCCATTTGCAATCTTAATGGTCCTCATGTGTGTCTCACTAATCAAGGCATTGAGAAGTGAGCATGGCATAATAACAATAGAGAAAAGACAACGTCAACATGATCCTCAGTTTAGAGAAAAACAACAAAAAGAACTCAAAAAGATGCGGGAAGGATTTAAGGAAACACTTCCTGACGCTACGGAAGATAGAGATCTATAA
- a CDS encoding PRK06851 family protein: MKSYYYVTANTAKGFLNLLPSNIERLQQVISLKHPSEKVKAETLQKLITKFETNDKVEVLKSALGEGYLDGIIIRNTGTAILNESIIPDKLNNVVQLDISQFTKNNLEKSKEQTEKINHHRENAYQYLETGLRIHDDLEEIYINEMNFERADEITDSFIHEILQGQPKKNREGYAFHRLFGTTTVDGPVNVIPHITENLSRVFYVKGRAGTGKSTFMQKVANACIESGYDTEIYHCSFDPNSLDMVLVPELKFCLFDSTDPHEFFPAREGEDIIDLYEEAVTPGTDEKYADEINKVNDHYKSYMKKGVVELKKAGAYLEEWEEQYSLTEQEQNEILQFIEQQIQ, from the coding sequence TTGAAAAGCTATTACTATGTAACTGCTAATACAGCGAAAGGATTTCTAAACTTGTTACCTTCTAATATAGAACGCTTACAACAAGTCATTAGTCTAAAACATCCTTCCGAAAAGGTAAAAGCAGAAACCCTACAAAAATTAATCACTAAATTTGAAACGAATGATAAAGTAGAAGTGTTAAAAAGTGCCTTAGGAGAAGGTTACTTGGACGGTATTATTATTCGTAATACAGGGACCGCCATTTTAAATGAATCCATCATACCGGATAAATTGAACAACGTAGTACAACTTGATATAAGTCAATTCACAAAAAATAATCTGGAAAAATCGAAAGAGCAAACAGAAAAAATCAATCACCATAGAGAAAATGCATACCAATATTTAGAGACAGGTTTGCGTATACATGATGATCTAGAAGAAATCTATATTAACGAAATGAATTTTGAACGAGCGGATGAAATTACCGATTCATTTATTCACGAGATATTACAAGGACAACCAAAGAAAAATCGAGAAGGATATGCATTTCATCGTCTATTTGGTACCACGACCGTGGATGGACCAGTCAATGTAATCCCCCATATTACGGAAAATCTTTCTCGCGTTTTTTATGTAAAAGGGCGGGCTGGAACAGGAAAGTCTACATTTATGCAAAAAGTAGCAAATGCATGTATAGAATCTGGGTATGACACGGAAATTTACCATTGTAGTTTTGACCCCAACAGTCTTGATATGGTATTAGTTCCTGAATTAAAGTTTTGTCTATTCGACAGCACTGATCCCCATGAATTCTTCCCTGCCAGGGAAGGAGAAGACATCATTGATTTATATGAAGAAGCTGTCACTCCTGGAACAGATGAAAAATATGCTGATGAAATTAACAAAGTAAATGACCACTATAAATCCTATATGAAAAAAGGTGTCGTAGAGTTAAAAAAGGCCGGAGCATACTTGGAGGAATGGGAAGAGCAGTATTCATTAACGGAACAAGAACAAAATGAAATACTCCAATTCATTGAACAACAAATACAATAA
- the gudD gene encoding glucarate dehydratase: MGQQTIDENKNITVHTPIIQEMRVIPVAGKDSMLLNLSGAHSAFFTRNIVILKDSAGNIGVGEVPGGEPIRQTLEDTKSLVLQRKIGEYKDILNEIRIKFGNRDQGGRGNQTFDLRTTIHAVTALESSLLDLLGKFLEVPVASLLGEGRQREEVEMLGYLFYVGDRNQTDLPYESDENAQDEWFRLRHEEALTPESIVRLAEAAHKRYGFKDFKLKGGVLRGEEEMEAIIALKEKFPNARITLDPNGGWLLEDAIRLCKDKHDILAYAEDPCGSEGSYSAREVMAEFRKATGLATATNMIATDWRQMGHAIQLNAVDIPLADPHFWTMQGSVRVAQLCHEWGLTWGSHSNNHFDISLAMFTHVAAAAPGNITAIDTHWIWQDGQGLTKNPFQIKDGKVKVPKTPGLGIELDMEKVEKAHQLYVNNNLGVRDDAKAMQYLIKGWKFDSKKPAFVR; the protein is encoded by the coding sequence ATGGGGCAGCAAACGATTGATGAAAACAAAAATATAACAGTACACACTCCAATCATTCAAGAGATGCGTGTTATACCTGTAGCTGGAAAAGATAGCATGCTACTTAATTTAAGCGGTGCACATAGTGCTTTTTTTACAAGAAATATTGTAATTCTCAAAGATAGTGCCGGAAATATTGGCGTAGGTGAGGTGCCAGGTGGAGAACCGATAAGACAAACTTTAGAGGATACGAAAAGTCTAGTTCTACAAAGAAAAATAGGAGAATATAAAGACATATTAAATGAAATAAGAATAAAGTTCGGAAATCGCGACCAAGGTGGAAGAGGTAATCAAACATTTGATTTACGAACGACTATTCATGCAGTTACTGCACTGGAAAGTTCCCTGCTTGATTTACTTGGAAAGTTCCTAGAGGTTCCTGTTGCTTCATTGTTAGGGGAAGGTAGACAGCGCGAAGAAGTAGAAATGTTAGGTTATCTATTCTATGTCGGTGACCGTAATCAAACAGATTTACCTTATGAAAGTGATGAAAATGCCCAGGATGAATGGTTCCGATTACGTCATGAAGAGGCATTAACTCCGGAGTCGATCGTGCGATTAGCAGAAGCTGCACATAAAAGATATGGTTTTAAGGATTTTAAACTTAAAGGAGGTGTGCTTCGAGGCGAAGAAGAAATGGAAGCTATTATTGCATTAAAAGAAAAGTTTCCTAACGCCAGAATCACACTTGATCCAAACGGAGGTTGGCTGCTTGAAGATGCCATTCGCCTCTGCAAAGATAAACACGATATTTTGGCATATGCTGAGGACCCATGCGGTTCAGAGGGAAGCTATTCTGCACGGGAAGTGATGGCAGAGTTTCGTAAAGCTACTGGACTGGCGACTGCAACCAATATGATTGCGACCGATTGGCGACAAATGGGGCATGCTATTCAACTAAATGCCGTAGATATTCCTTTAGCAGATCCACATTTCTGGACGATGCAAGGATCTGTGCGTGTCGCACAATTATGCCATGAGTGGGGCTTAACTTGGGGTTCACATTCCAATAATCATTTTGATATCTCACTTGCCATGTTTACACATGTAGCTGCAGCAGCACCCGGTAATATCACAGCAATTGATACACATTGGATATGGCAAGATGGCCAAGGTCTAACCAAAAATCCATTCCAAATTAAAGATGGCAAAGTAAAAGTACCTAAAACACCAGGATTAGGAATAGAACTTGATATGGAAAAGGTAGAAAAAGCTCACCAATTATATGTTAATAATAATTTGGGTGTAAGAGATGATGCGAAAGCTATGCAATATTTAATTAAGGGATGGAAGTTTGATAGTAAAAAACCAGCATTCGTTCGATAA
- a CDS encoding tripartite tricarboxylate transporter substrate binding protein — protein MKNNIRKLIMMGFLLLVILVMAACNSNNENGEAGADSSSGDYPNKPIQVVVPAGAGGDTDRNTRITAEYLSEELGTDVVVSNVNGAGGTVGTKQVLDANSDGYTVLAFHNSLIINSLLELADFSYEDYQLAGASIQDLGNAFIVHAESEYTDLESLIEAAKENPGEISIATETGAFTHLQLLAFQEATGTQFNIVDVGGAAEKVKALLGKQIDIVPTQLGLVQEYIKSGDFKALGIMADERLEGAPDVPTFKEEGVDISFDKFFFWAFPKDTPEEVVEKFSSALENVSNNPDFKAELDPHLVNSDYMSPKDLQAHFESLTEEYKALHENSNN, from the coding sequence ATGAAGAATAATATCAGAAAATTGATAATGATGGGATTTTTGTTACTTGTTATTTTGGTAATGGCGGCCTGTAATTCCAATAATGAAAATGGTGAAGCTGGAGCAGACAGTAGTTCTGGAGACTACCCAAATAAGCCAATTCAGGTGGTAGTGCCAGCCGGAGCAGGTGGAGATACAGATAGAAACACACGCATTACAGCTGAATATTTAAGTGAAGAATTAGGAACCGACGTGGTTGTCTCCAATGTTAATGGGGCAGGTGGTACGGTAGGAACAAAACAAGTGCTGGATGCAAATTCAGATGGATATACGGTTTTAGCTTTTCATAACTCTTTGATAATTAATAGCTTGTTAGAATTAGCTGATTTTAGTTATGAGGATTATCAATTAGCGGGTGCTTCTATTCAAGATTTAGGTAATGCGTTCATTGTACATGCTGAGTCAGAATACACAGATTTAGAGTCACTTATCGAAGCAGCTAAGGAGAATCCTGGTGAGATCTCCATCGCAACAGAAACAGGTGCCTTTACACATCTGCAATTACTTGCTTTCCAAGAGGCTACTGGTACACAGTTTAATATTGTAGATGTTGGGGGAGCAGCGGAAAAGGTAAAAGCGTTGCTCGGGAAACAAATTGATATAGTTCCTACACAGTTAGGATTAGTACAGGAATACATTAAATCAGGGGACTTTAAAGCATTAGGTATTATGGCAGATGAGCGATTAGAAGGTGCTCCAGATGTTCCTACATTTAAAGAAGAAGGCGTTGATATTTCATTTGATAAATTCTTCTTCTGGGCATTCCCTAAAGACACACCTGAAGAGGTTGTAGAAAAATTTTCAAGTGCATTGGAAAATGTATCGAATAATCCTGATTTTAAAGCTGAACTAGATCCACATCTTGTAAATTCTGATTATATGTCACCAAAGGATTTACAAGCGCATTTTGAATCATTGACAGAAGAATATAAAGCTCTACATGAAAATAGTAACAATTAA